In Helianthus annuus cultivar XRQ/B chromosome 9, HanXRQr2.0-SUNRISE, whole genome shotgun sequence, the following are encoded in one genomic region:
- the LOC110868025 gene encoding B3 domain-containing protein Os01g0234100 isoform X2: MWRRNVRLQKISLGKENATKGCKAPVKISQAMIRAREVQSTLGNEHPTFIKTMLGSHVTRCFWMGLPFRFGRSFLPKQDSLMVIEDENGEQSNCKLIAYRYGLSAGWREFAVRHKLREGDVLIFQLVESCKFKVYIVRANDLKEVDGAVSDITHNAHEEHMTTATINRYTKSKGRKCSSPSSLPLTKVKKQHKRSKPPTQPVSHNMDHSAADSQVQEGSPKPNLSLKELKTFKDFHIMVDKQCIDSELSEEIRINYFKLCIGRNEILHAGVREGLFYKLVAGVIGETVNIANMIRNCKLTTRKEEFDVWDSSLKSFELIGMKVGFLRDRIRVLANLAFESEDAKRYVEAKEERSRNANEIKVLLAKLVKLYESNKKINGVVDGLKEKAERYEIEFQKKVDAPW, translated from the exons ATGTGGAGAAGAAACGTTCGTCTTCAAAAGATAAG TTTGGGAAAGGAAAATGCAACGAAAGGCTGTAAGGCTCCGGTCAAAATCTCACAAGCTATGATTCGAGCAAGGGAGGTTCAATCAACCCTTGGAAATGAGCACCCTACCTTTATAAAAACAATGCTTGGATCACATGTTACTCGTTGTTTTTGGATG GGCCTTCCATTTCGTTTTGGCAGATCGTTTTTACCGAAGCAAGACTCTTTGATGGTAATCGAAGATGAAAATGGGGAGCAGTCAAATTGCAAGCTCATTGCATATAGGTATGGGCTTAGTGCAGGTTGGAGAGAGTTTGCAGTTAGACATAAGTTGCGTGAAGGGGATGTTTTGATCTTCCAGTTAGTTGAATCCTGCAAATTTAAG GTTTACATTGTAAGGGCAAATGATTTAAAAGAAGTCGATGGTGCTGTTAGTGATATAACCCACAATGCACATGAAGAACACATGACTACAG CCACGATTAACAGGTATACTAAATCAAAAGGAAGAAAGTGTTCAAGTCCGAGTTCTCTTCCCTTAACCAAGGTTAAAAAGCAGCACAAAAGATCTAAACCACCTACTCAGCCCGTCAGCCACAATATGGACCATTCCGCAGCTGACTCACAAGTTCAAGAAGGTTCCCCTAAACCAAATCTTTCACTAAAAGAACTCAAAACCTTCAAAGACTTTCACATCATGGTCGACAAACAATGCATTGACTCAGAGCTTTCCGAAGAAATCCGTATAAATTACTTCAAGCTCTGCATTGGAAGAAATGAAATCCTTCACGCCGGTGTTCGTGAAGGCCTGTTCTACAAGTTAGTGGCGGGTGTGATTGGTGAAACCGTAAACATTGCAAATATGATAAGAAACTGCAAGCTCACCACAAGGAAGGAAGAATTCGATGTATGGGATAGTTCCTTGAAATCTTTTGAACTCATAGGAATGAAAGTTGGATTTTTACGTGATAGGATACGAGTACTCGCAAACCTTGCATTTGAATCTGAAGATGCAAAAAGATATGTGGAGGCGAAAGAGGAACGAAGCCGGAACGCAAATGAGATTAAGGTTTTGTTGGCAAAGCTGGTGAAATTATATgaaagtaataaaaaaattaacGGGGTTGTGGATGGTTTGAAAGAGAAAGCTGAGAGGTATGAGATTGAGTTTCAGAAAAAGGTTGATGCACCATGGTAG
- the LOC110868025 gene encoding B3 domain-containing protein Os01g0234100 isoform X1 — protein MAASPMNNTEPTPDLQLAIVEWKPPNLPEPFVTIAQLPPSKTSPLAPLTPSSELSGIRKRKRLKPEKLEFSSIYVEKKRSSSKDKAVHDPSRRRLRLGKENATKGCKAPVKISQAMIRAREVQSTLGNEHPTFIKTMLGSHVTRCFWMGLPFRFGRSFLPKQDSLMVIEDENGEQSNCKLIAYRYGLSAGWREFAVRHKLREGDVLIFQLVESCKFKVYIVRANDLKEVDGAVSDITHNAHEEHMTTATINRYTKSKGRKCSSPSSLPLTKVKKQHKRSKPPTQPVSHNMDHSAADSQVQEGSPKPNLSLKELKTFKDFHIMVDKQCIDSELSEEIRINYFKLCIGRNEILHAGVREGLFYKLVAGVIGETVNIANMIRNCKLTTRKEEFDVWDSSLKSFELIGMKVGFLRDRIRVLANLAFESEDAKRYVEAKEERSRNANEIKVLLAKLVKLYESNKKINGVVDGLKEKAERYEIEFQKKVDAPW, from the exons ATGGCAGCATCCCCGATGAACAACACTGAACCAACTCCTGATCTTCAACTAGCTATTGTTGAATGGAAACCCCCCAATTTACCGGAACCCTTTGTCACTATCGCTCAGCTTCCACCCTCAAAAACATCTCCTCTTGCTCCGTTAACACCTTCATCTGAACTTTCG GGTATACGCAAACGCAAACGGCTGAAGCCTGAGAAACTCGAGTTTTCTTCAATCTATGTGGAGAAGAAACGTTCGTCTTCAAAAGATAAG GCGGTACATGATCCTTCAAGAAGGCGTTTGCG TTTGGGAAAGGAAAATGCAACGAAAGGCTGTAAGGCTCCGGTCAAAATCTCACAAGCTATGATTCGAGCAAGGGAGGTTCAATCAACCCTTGGAAATGAGCACCCTACCTTTATAAAAACAATGCTTGGATCACATGTTACTCGTTGTTTTTGGATG GGCCTTCCATTTCGTTTTGGCAGATCGTTTTTACCGAAGCAAGACTCTTTGATGGTAATCGAAGATGAAAATGGGGAGCAGTCAAATTGCAAGCTCATTGCATATAGGTATGGGCTTAGTGCAGGTTGGAGAGAGTTTGCAGTTAGACATAAGTTGCGTGAAGGGGATGTTTTGATCTTCCAGTTAGTTGAATCCTGCAAATTTAAG GTTTACATTGTAAGGGCAAATGATTTAAAAGAAGTCGATGGTGCTGTTAGTGATATAACCCACAATGCACATGAAGAACACATGACTACAG CCACGATTAACAGGTATACTAAATCAAAAGGAAGAAAGTGTTCAAGTCCGAGTTCTCTTCCCTTAACCAAGGTTAAAAAGCAGCACAAAAGATCTAAACCACCTACTCAGCCCGTCAGCCACAATATGGACCATTCCGCAGCTGACTCACAAGTTCAAGAAGGTTCCCCTAAACCAAATCTTTCACTAAAAGAACTCAAAACCTTCAAAGACTTTCACATCATGGTCGACAAACAATGCATTGACTCAGAGCTTTCCGAAGAAATCCGTATAAATTACTTCAAGCTCTGCATTGGAAGAAATGAAATCCTTCACGCCGGTGTTCGTGAAGGCCTGTTCTACAAGTTAGTGGCGGGTGTGATTGGTGAAACCGTAAACATTGCAAATATGATAAGAAACTGCAAGCTCACCACAAGGAAGGAAGAATTCGATGTATGGGATAGTTCCTTGAAATCTTTTGAACTCATAGGAATGAAAGTTGGATTTTTACGTGATAGGATACGAGTACTCGCAAACCTTGCATTTGAATCTGAAGATGCAAAAAGATATGTGGAGGCGAAAGAGGAACGAAGCCGGAACGCAAATGAGATTAAGGTTTTGTTGGCAAAGCTGGTGAAATTATATgaaagtaataaaaaaattaacGGGGTTGTGGATGGTTTGAAAGAGAAAGCTGAGAGGTATGAGATTGAGTTTCAGAAAAAGGTTGATGCACCATGGTAG